In Trifolium pratense cultivar HEN17-A07 linkage group LG7, ARS_RC_1.1, whole genome shotgun sequence, a genomic segment contains:
- the LOC123897751 gene encoding biotin carboxyl carrier protein of acetyl-CoA carboxylase isoform X2, with product MASCSLGTQHVKVLNLHFGQKRVWLSEKFGTRSWTSRKSQKYTSLVTSQQTVRPLNLSDGQSSEILSFSRSEDASEEIKSSSLTSQPNFKEVEFLLTNLCDTDSIAELELKLDGFHLRVVRDLTEKTKTLPPPPTLAPISTNATAEAPKLNGSVSIPTSLAFSKPEPFSVSIQAFLDKAADEGLVIIQSPRVGFFRRSRTIKGKRGRPSCQEMQIVKEGQVVCYIEQLGGQLPIESDVSGEVIKILREDGDPVGYGDALIAVLPSFPGIKKLQ from the exons ATGGCTTCAT GTAGCTTAGGGACACAACATGTTAAAGTATTGAACTTGCACTTTGGTCAAAAAAGAGTTTGGCTTTCAGAAAAGTTTGGTACTAGAAGTTGGACCAGTAGGAAGTCACAGAAGTACACTAGTTTGGTTACGTCACAGCAGACGGTTAGACCTTTAAACTTGTCCGATGGCCAATCGTCAGAGATCCTAT CTTTTTCAAGGTCAGAAGATGCTTCTGAAGAGATTAAATCTTCCAGCTTGACAAGCCAACCCAATTTTAAAGAG GTGGAATTCTTGCTCACTAACTTATGTGACACAGATTCAATTGCAGAGCTAGAATTAAAA CTCGATGGTTTTCACCTGCGTGTAGTGAGGGATTTGACTGAAAAAACTAAAACCCTTCCTCCTCCTCCAACTCTTGCTCCTATAAGTACAAATGCAACTGCAGAAGCACCTAAACTAAATGGATCAGTTTCTATACCGACATCATTGGCCTTCTCGAAGCCAGAACCTTTTTCAGTGTCTATCCAGGCATTCCTGGACAAAGCTGCTGATGAAGGGTTGGTGATAATTCAATCTCCAAGG GTGGGTTTCTTCAGAAGATCTCGAACGATAAAGGGAAAACGTGGTCGTCCTTCATGTCAAGAG ATGCAAATAGTTAAGGAGGGGCAAGTGGTTTGTTACATTGAACAGCTTGGTGGGCAGCTGCCAATTGAG TCTGACGTGTCCGGGGAGGTCATCAAGATTCTAAGAGAGGATGGCG ATCCTGTTGGTTATGGTGACGCACTTATAGCAGTATTGCCTTCATTTCCCGGAATAAAGAAGCTTCAATAG
- the LOC123898870 gene encoding uncharacterized protein LOC123898870 translates to MSLTSVKISEEVWLTCATHAFSTETEEIMGLLLGDIQHSKNGSVTALIWGASPQTRSDRRKDRVETNPEQLAAASALADRMTVATGRTTRVIGWYHSHPHITVLPSHVDVRTQAMYQLLDSGFIGLIFSCYNEDANKVGRIQVIAFQSSDGKQNNMSRPIPLSPVNKSSIIHIDASPSSSENVSTRYGYFKEDSPEKDTGDSRSTGASKVGGRSSELGNFFANADASYLGGVKDGENYNLNNSDTTIVDDPMDMSESMQEAMHRSNLDMSGAEYVRKEIPLYVTPSMSLINLDTPLSSYTDLQHVLFEEERTAYNQAILQNTRDGKAHPLAFIHHTSTYQASLCKLIEYCLSPAINALQDRLRENEIRLAVLNEEAKSLQVEASTSRGSEASLGSPRQAASPRQVASPMHRGSSSPGQRNSQGSSESLGSKRVASPGSRSRRG, encoded by the exons ATGTCTCTAACGAGCGTGAAAATTTCTGAAGAAGTTTGGTTAACATGCGCAACTCATGCATTTTCTACCGAAACCGAAGAAATTATGGGTCTTCTTCTTGGCGATATACAG CATTCGAAAAATGGGAGTGTGACTGCATTGATATGGGGTGCTTCTCCTCAAACAAGGTCTGATCGTAGAAAAGATCGTGTTGAAACTAACCCTGAACAGTTAGCTGCTGCTTCAGCTCTTGCTGAT AGAATGACTGTTGCAACTGGAAGAACAACAAGGGTGATTGGTTGGTACCATTCACATCCTCATATTACTGTTCTGCCTTCGCATGTTG ATGTGCGGACTCAGGCAATGTATCAACTTCTTGATTCTGGGTTTATTGGGTTGATTTTTTCTTGTTACAACGAAGATGCCAACAAG GTAGGAAGAATTCAAGTAATTGCTTTCCAGTCATCTGATGGGAAGCAGAATAACATGTCAAGACCCATACCTCTGTCTCCTGTAAATAAAAGCTCCATTATTCATATAGATGCATCACCAAGTTCCTCAGAGAATGTATCAACAAGATATGGTTACTTCAAGGAAGATAGCCCAGAGAAGGACACAGGCGATTCGAGAAGTACCGGTGCTAGTAAG GTTGGTGGAAGATCTTCAGAATTGGGGAATTTCTTTGCTAATGCCGATGCAAGCTATCTAGGGGGTGTAAAAGATGGAGAAAACTATAATCTCAACAATTCAGACACCACCATAGTTGATGATCCCATGGATATGTCAGAAAGTATGCAGGAAGCTATGCACCGTTCAAATTTGGACATGAG TGGTGCAGAGTATGTAAGAAAAGAAATTCCCCTTTATGTGACGCCATCCATGTCTCTTATCAACCTTGATACACCACTATCATCATACACGGATCTGCAACATGTACTATTTGAAGAGGAGCGGACTGCATATAATCAAGCCATCTTACAAAATACAAG GGATGGGAAAGCGCATCCACTCGCTTTCATACACCACACTTCAACTTATCAGGCTTCCTTGTGCAAGTTGATTGAATATTG TTTAAGTCCTGCAATAAACGCACTTCAAGATCGACTGAGAGAGAATGAAATTCGG TTAGCAGTTCTGAATGAAGAAGCCAAGAGTCTGCAGGTGGAGGCGTCTACGTCTAGAGGGAGTGAAGCAAGTTTAGGATCTCCCCGTCAAGCTGCATCTCCTCGTCAAGTTGCATCTCCTATGCATCGAGGAAGTTCCTCTCCTGGTCAGAGAAACTCGCAGGGTTCAAGTGAATCTCTTGGTTCGAAGCGTGTAGCTAGTCCTGGTAGCCGGAGCAGAAGAGGATAG
- the LOC123897751 gene encoding biotin carboxyl carrier protein of acetyl-CoA carboxylase isoform X1, with protein sequence MVICVINCITGSLGTQHVKVLNLHFGQKRVWLSEKFGTRSWTSRKSQKYTSLVTSQQTVRPLNLSDGQSSEILSFSRSEDASEEIKSSSLTSQPNFKEVEFLLTNLCDTDSIAELELKLDGFHLRVVRDLTEKTKTLPPPPTLAPISTNATAEAPKLNGSVSIPTSLAFSKPEPFSVSIQAFLDKAADEGLVIIQSPRVGFFRRSRTIKGKRGRPSCQEMQIVKEGQVVCYIEQLGGQLPIESDVSGEVIKILREDGDPVGYGDALIAVLPSFPGIKKLQ encoded by the exons ATGGTTATTTGTGTCATTAATTGTATCACAGGTAGCTTAGGGACACAACATGTTAAAGTATTGAACTTGCACTTTGGTCAAAAAAGAGTTTGGCTTTCAGAAAAGTTTGGTACTAGAAGTTGGACCAGTAGGAAGTCACAGAAGTACACTAGTTTGGTTACGTCACAGCAGACGGTTAGACCTTTAAACTTGTCCGATGGCCAATCGTCAGAGATCCTAT CTTTTTCAAGGTCAGAAGATGCTTCTGAAGAGATTAAATCTTCCAGCTTGACAAGCCAACCCAATTTTAAAGAG GTGGAATTCTTGCTCACTAACTTATGTGACACAGATTCAATTGCAGAGCTAGAATTAAAA CTCGATGGTTTTCACCTGCGTGTAGTGAGGGATTTGACTGAAAAAACTAAAACCCTTCCTCCTCCTCCAACTCTTGCTCCTATAAGTACAAATGCAACTGCAGAAGCACCTAAACTAAATGGATCAGTTTCTATACCGACATCATTGGCCTTCTCGAAGCCAGAACCTTTTTCAGTGTCTATCCAGGCATTCCTGGACAAAGCTGCTGATGAAGGGTTGGTGATAATTCAATCTCCAAGG GTGGGTTTCTTCAGAAGATCTCGAACGATAAAGGGAAAACGTGGTCGTCCTTCATGTCAAGAG ATGCAAATAGTTAAGGAGGGGCAAGTGGTTTGTTACATTGAACAGCTTGGTGGGCAGCTGCCAATTGAG TCTGACGTGTCCGGGGAGGTCATCAAGATTCTAAGAGAGGATGGCG ATCCTGTTGGTTATGGTGACGCACTTATAGCAGTATTGCCTTCATTTCCCGGAATAAAGAAGCTTCAATAG